In one bacterium genomic region, the following are encoded:
- the tyrS gene encoding tyrosine--tRNA ligase produces the protein MLNEIKKGGVEVISEEALNKKLGLGRPLRVKYGIDPTTADIHIGHMVSVRKMRQMQNMGHVGVVIIGDYTAQIGDPTGLDRSRPSLSKEQVKKNAIEYMDQLYTVLDKKRTEVHWQSEWFEKMKIMNLIELLGKFTVAQIMAHETFRMRYKKRLPLSMNELLYPILQAYDSVMIKADIELGASEQKFNILLGREIQKKYSQELQVAILSPVLIGTDGVNKMSKSLNNYIAIYDTPKEKYGKIMSIKDDLIMSYFELATDISIERLDEIRSALAHEKKNPMDVKKHLAREILKTFHNESEIKEAEEYFMKVCSRRERPEEIEELQINSSKIWIVKLLIDARVAKTSGEARRLIRGGAVYIDGNKVVEETLDIQIKKEFLLKVGKRKFIKIRPNAKNGLDRN, from the coding sequence GTGTTAAATGAAATAAAAAAAGGCGGAGTAGAGGTCATATCAGAAGAGGCACTTAATAAAAAATTGGGTCTTGGAAGACCTCTGAGAGTGAAATATGGGATAGATCCTACCACGGCAGATATTCACATAGGGCACATGGTTTCTGTTAGAAAGATGAGACAAATGCAAAATATGGGACACGTTGGAGTAGTAATAATAGGGGATTATACTGCTCAAATTGGAGATCCTACAGGACTAGATCGTTCAAGGCCTTCTTTGTCAAAGGAACAAGTTAAAAAGAATGCAATTGAATATATGGATCAGTTATATACTGTGCTTGATAAAAAAAGAACGGAAGTTCATTGGCAGAGTGAATGGTTTGAAAAGATGAAAATTATGAATTTAATAGAGCTTCTTGGTAAGTTTACAGTTGCGCAGATAATGGCCCATGAGACGTTCAGAATGCGATATAAAAAAAGACTGCCATTATCCATGAATGAACTTTTGTATCCAATACTTCAGGCATACGATTCTGTTATGATTAAGGCTGACATTGAGTTAGGGGCTAGTGAACAAAAATTCAACATATTGTTAGGAAGAGAAATACAAAAAAAATATTCTCAGGAACTCCAAGTAGCCATTTTATCACCAGTTCTTATAGGGACAGATGGGGTAAATAAAATGAGCAAAAGTCTTAATAATTATATTGCCATTTATGATACACCAAAGGAAAAGTATGGAAAGATAATGTCCATAAAAGATGATTTGATAATGAGTTATTTTGAATTAGCCACTGATATATCTATTGAGAGGCTTGATGAAATTAGAAGTGCGTTGGCCCATGAAAAGAAGAATCCTATGGATGTTAAAAAGCATTTGGCAAGAGAAATACTGAAAACTTTTCATAATGAGAGTGAAATAAAAGAGGCTGAAGAATACTTCATGAAAGTATGTAGCAGAAGGGAACGCCCTGAAGAGATAGAAGAATTACAGATTAACAGCAGCAAGATATGGATAGTTAAGTTACTGATTGATGCAAGGGTGGCTAAAACAAGTGGTGAGGCAAGAAGGCTTATAAGAGGTGGAGCTGTGTATATTGATGGCAATAAAGTTGTGGAGGAAACTCTTGACATACAGATAAAAAAAGAGTTCCTGCTGAAGGTAGGAAAGAGAAAGTTTATAAAAATAAGACCAAATGCCAAAAATGGGCTTGACAGGAATTAA
- the lysA gene encoding diaminopimelate decarboxylase — protein sequence MHDFSYIGKSFYCENVNLEKIAQRFGTPTYVYSYKTLIDHYLKLDRAFDYIPHTICYSIKSNSNIAICKLLADQGCGGDVVSGGELYRAIKAGVKSDKIVYAGVGKTKDEIKFALLSNILLFNSESQAELVLINKIAGELNKRPKIGLRINPDVDAKTHAYITTGKKENKFGISLNEAFKIYKTANRYRNLEFRGIHIHIGSQITSVQPYVEAIKKAVDFINKLKCEGIKIDYLNIGGGLGIIYDKESPAKASEFATSLKPLLKELNCSLILEPGRFITGNAGVLLTKVLFVKKSMNKKFVIVDAAMNDLIRPSLYNAYHNILPLQKFGRKKSSDIVDIVGPVCESGDFFARDRRLPFVESNDVLAILGAGAYGFSMSSNYNSRPRVAEVLVKNNKCYLIRKRETYLDLIRNEKIPAILAKLGQRNRGK from the coding sequence ATGCATGATTTTTCGTATATTGGGAAAAGTTTTTATTGTGAGAATGTGAATCTCGAGAAAATTGCTCAAAGATTCGGAACCCCGACCTATGTATATAGTTATAAGACTCTGATAGATCACTATCTCAAGCTTGATAGAGCTTTTGATTACATCCCTCACACAATATGCTATTCTATTAAGTCAAACTCAAATATAGCAATATGTAAGCTGCTCGCTGATCAGGGATGTGGTGGAGATGTAGTTTCGGGAGGAGAATTGTATCGTGCTATAAAAGCAGGAGTGAAATCGGATAAAATAGTTTATGCAGGAGTTGGAAAGACAAAGGATGAAATAAAATTTGCACTCTTATCCAATATATTACTATTTAATTCAGAGTCTCAAGCTGAACTTGTATTGATAAACAAAATAGCTGGAGAGCTTAATAAACGGCCTAAAATTGGTTTGCGCATAAATCCTGATGTTGATGCCAAGACACATGCATATATAACAACAGGAAAGAAAGAAAATAAGTTTGGAATATCTTTGAATGAGGCCTTTAAGATATATAAGACAGCAAACAGATATAGGAATCTGGAGTTTAGGGGGATTCACATCCACATTGGGTCTCAAATAACCTCGGTTCAACCTTATGTTGAAGCTATTAAAAAAGCAGTAGATTTTATAAATAAGTTGAAATGTGAGGGGATAAAGATAGATTACCTTAATATAGGAGGAGGACTAGGAATAATTTATGATAAAGAAAGCCCTGCAAAAGCTAGTGAATTTGCAACTAGTTTAAAGCCGTTGTTGAAAGAACTTAACTGTTCATTGATTCTCGAACCTGGCAGATTCATAACAGGAAATGCAGGAGTTTTATTAACAAAGGTGCTATTTGTTAAGAAATCGATGAATAAGAAGTTTGTTATTGTTGACGCAGCAATGAATGATTTAATAAGACCAAGTTTATATAATGCGTATCATAATATACTGCCTTTACAGAAATTTGGCAGAAAGAAATCTTCAGATATTGTTGATATAGTGGGGCCTGTGTGTGAATCAGGAGATTTTTTTGCAAGGGACAGAAGATTGCCTTTTGTTGAATCAAATGATGTCTTAGCAATTTTGGGTGCTGGAGCTTATGGGTTTAGTATGTCATCTAATTATAATTCAAGACCAAGGGTAGCAGAGGTGTTAGTAAAGAACAATAAATGTTACTTAATTAGAAAGCGAGAGACGTACTTGGATTTGATAAGAAATGAAAAAATTCCGGCAATATTAGCAAAATTGGGACAGAGAAATAGAGGAAAATAA
- a CDS encoding ribose-phosphate pyrophosphokinase, whose product MKKNNIKIFSGTSNPALSKEISSCLEISLCKGETSRFGDGEFNIRINENVRGKDVFIIQSTCPPVNENLMELLITVDAFRRASASRITAVIPYYGYGRQDRKVQPRAPITAKLVANLITKAGVDRVLVIDLHAGQIQGFFDIPVDNLFAAPPVLVKYFLTKKIENVTIVSPDSGGVERARAIAKRMNATLAIIDKRRPEVNVAEVMNVIGDVKGRNAVILDDMIDTGGSIIKAADALHEKGVKKIFAACTHPVFSTDAIERLDKSVIDEIVVTNTIPIDKKKKPKKIKVLSIAELLSNAIYSIHNNTSVSSLFV is encoded by the coding sequence ATGAAAAAGAATAATATAAAAATATTCTCAGGAACATCAAATCCAGCTTTATCTAAAGAAATATCCAGCTGTTTAGAAATTTCATTGTGTAAAGGAGAAACAAGTCGTTTTGGGGATGGAGAATTTAATATAAGAATTAATGAGAATGTAAGAGGGAAAGATGTATTTATTATTCAATCTACATGCCCGCCTGTTAATGAGAATTTAATGGAATTGCTTATTACAGTCGATGCGTTCAGGAGGGCTTCTGCCAGCCGAATTACTGCAGTGATTCCGTATTACGGCTATGGCAGGCAGGATAGAAAAGTTCAACCGCGCGCTCCAATAACAGCTAAACTTGTTGCTAATTTAATTACAAAAGCTGGTGTTGACAGAGTTTTGGTAATAGATTTGCATGCTGGTCAAATACAAGGGTTTTTTGATATCCCTGTGGATAATTTATTTGCTGCACCGCCTGTTTTGGTCAAATATTTTTTGACAAAGAAAATTGAGAATGTTACTATCGTCTCTCCAGACTCTGGAGGCGTTGAAAGAGCAAGAGCAATAGCAAAGAGAATGAACGCGACCCTTGCTATTATTGATAAGAGAAGACCTGAAGTAAATGTGGCTGAAGTGATGAATGTGATTGGAGATGTGAAAGGAAGAAATGCAGTGATTCTGGACGATATGATCGATACAGGCGGTAGTATAATAAAAGCAGCAGATGCGCTTCATGAGAAAGGTGTAAAAAAAATATTTGCAGCATGTACACATCCAGTATTTTCCACAGATGCTATTGAACGTCTTGATAAGTCTGTTATTGACGAAATAGTTGTTACAAATACTATCCCAATAGATAAGAAGAAAAAACCAAAAAAAATCAAAGTTCTTTCAATAGCAGAGCTCCTTTCAAATGCAATATATAGTATTCACAATAATACTTCTGTAAGTTCATTGTTTGTTTAA
- the pth gene encoding aminoacyl-tRNA hydrolase: MKIIVGLGNPGVKFRENRHNAGFMTLDKVAKETGINIKTRKFDSIIGRGFIGKDEVILAKPQTFVNLSGQAVSKLVNFYKMNLEDLIVVYDDADIEFGRIKVKKNGKSSGHNGVESIIDALSNENFPRIRIGIGRSSHYEDLKKYVLSNFDKLEKNKLDKILSKVLEAIIIIIRDGIDRAMCTINALVIV; the protein is encoded by the coding sequence ATGAAGATAATTGTAGGATTAGGTAATCCTGGTGTCAAGTTCAGGGAAAACAGACACAATGCAGGATTTATGACTCTCGATAAAGTGGCAAAAGAGACGGGGATTAATATAAAAACCAGAAAGTTTGATTCTATAATTGGCAGGGGTTTTATAGGAAAGGATGAAGTAATTCTTGCAAAGCCACAGACTTTTGTCAATTTAAGCGGGCAAGCAGTCTCAAAGCTTGTTAATTTCTATAAAATGAATTTGGAAGATTTGATTGTTGTTTATGATGATGCTGATATAGAATTTGGCAGGATCAAAGTTAAGAAGAACGGAAAATCCAGCGGACATAATGGTGTAGAATCTATTATAGATGCACTGAGTAATGAGAATTTTCCGAGAATACGCATTGGTATAGGCAGAAGCAGTCATTATGAAGATTTAAAAAAGTATGTGCTAAGCAATTTTGATAAGCTTGAAAAGAATAAACTTGATAAGATTCTATCTAAGGTTTTAGAGGCTATAATCATAATTATAAGAGATGGTATTGATAGAGCAATGTGTACTATCAATGCATTGGTAATTGTATAG
- a CDS encoding S41 family peptidase gives MYQTNISTVKKILVIAIVITTIMCCLSIEASSENVSDSVIADTSLYGELKLFSDVVTVIQSSYVREATPQELIYGAINGMLVGLDSYSQFMSPDIYKEMQVETKGEFGGIGIVIGIRNGLLIIISPITDTPGDRAGLKSGDVITEINGKSAQKLTLMEAVKKLRGQKGTKVSIGIAREGEKELLHFDIVREVIEIKNIENAGVLDDNVGYVRIVHFNQKVIHELKEEISSLLGKKIDGLIVDVRSNPGGLLGACVKVTDLFLPKGKLIVSTKGRKEGQNITFVSQTGALYPMDMPLVVLINEGSASASEIFAGAIQDWHRGIILGTKSFGKGSVQTVIPLSDGSGIRLTTAKYYTPKGRCIDEVGLIPDVTLEMTKEEKVELFEARIKAIENKDKAKYSILTGDKQLQSAVRIIKAARIIRQNLKSK, from the coding sequence ATGTATCAGACCAATATATCAACTGTAAAGAAAATACTGGTAATAGCTATAGTTATTACTACTATTATGTGTTGTCTCTCTATTGAGGCTTCAAGTGAGAATGTCTCAGATAGTGTTATAGCTGACACAAGCCTTTATGGAGAGCTTAAATTATTTAGTGATGTAGTCACTGTTATACAGTCTTCTTATGTTAGAGAAGCTACGCCGCAAGAGCTTATCTATGGCGCTATCAATGGAATGTTAGTGGGGTTGGATTCATATAGTCAGTTTATGTCTCCAGACATTTACAAAGAAATGCAGGTAGAAACAAAGGGAGAGTTTGGTGGAATAGGAATTGTCATTGGTATCAGAAATGGCTTATTGATTATAATTTCTCCAATTACAGATACTCCTGGAGATCGGGCAGGACTTAAGTCAGGAGATGTGATTACAGAGATAAATGGTAAATCAGCGCAAAAGCTAACGCTCATGGAAGCTGTGAAAAAATTAAGGGGACAAAAAGGAACAAAGGTCTCTATAGGAATTGCAAGGGAAGGAGAAAAGGAGCTTCTGCACTTTGACATTGTACGTGAAGTAATAGAGATAAAGAACATAGAAAATGCCGGAGTACTGGATGATAATGTAGGATATGTGCGAATAGTGCATTTCAATCAAAAAGTTATCCATGAGCTTAAAGAAGAGATTAGTTCTCTTTTGGGGAAGAAAATAGATGGATTGATTGTTGATGTAAGAAGCAACCCTGGTGGTTTATTGGGAGCTTGTGTCAAAGTAACAGATCTGTTCCTGCCAAAAGGGAAACTCATCGTTTCTACAAAAGGGAGAAAGGAAGGACAGAATATAACATTCGTCTCACAAACTGGAGCTCTTTATCCTATGGATATGCCATTAGTTGTTCTTATAAATGAAGGGAGTGCCAGCGCTTCCGAAATTTTTGCCGGCGCAATACAGGACTGGCACAGAGGAATTATACTGGGGACTAAATCATTTGGGAAAGGATCTGTTCAAACGGTAATTCCTCTATCTGATGGATCTGGCATAAGATTGACAACTGCTAAGTATTATACTCCCAAAGGCCGTTGTATTGATGAAGTTGGACTTATACCTGATGTTACTCTGGAGATGACAAAAGAGGAGAAGGTTGAATTATTTGAGGCAAGGATCAAAGCCATTGAAAATAAAGACAAAGCAAAATACTCCATTCTAACTGGAGATAAACAACTTCAATCTGCAGTTAGAATAATAAAAGCTGCCAGAATAATAAGACAAAACTTAAAATCGAAATAA
- the tsaD gene encoding tRNA (adenosine(37)-N6)-threonylcarbamoyltransferase complex transferase subunit TsaD, which translates to MLILGIETSCDETAASVVENGKHIRSNVISTQIDIHKKFGGVVPELASRAHIELISHVIWEALKKADCKLSELNAVAVTSSPGLANALLVGTETAKALSFSLSIPLIAVNHIHAHLYANFMEHSSIICPVVGLVISGGHTAIFSVKDYNDYVLLGQTYDDAAGEALDKVAKMLNLGYPGGPVISKMAEKGNSKAMNFPRAFLGKDIYNFSFSGMKTAVARYLECNSTKHLADVSDICAGFQQSVIDVLIKKIVSAAEQKNVETILIGGGVAANTEFRKQLSEICKEKGMNLFSPSLKLCTDNAAMIAGLAYHRYKEGKFEDLSLDIHPQLQV; encoded by the coding sequence TTGTTAATTTTAGGAATAGAAACCTCTTGTGATGAGACTGCAGCGAGTGTTGTAGAAAATGGAAAGCACATTAGATCTAATGTTATCAGCACACAAATTGATATTCACAAAAAGTTTGGGGGAGTGGTTCCAGAGCTTGCTTCACGCGCACACATTGAACTGATTAGTCATGTAATTTGGGAAGCTTTGAAAAAAGCGGATTGTAAGTTATCCGAGCTTAATGCAGTAGCGGTTACGAGCAGTCCTGGATTGGCAAATGCCCTTCTTGTAGGCACAGAGACAGCCAAAGCCCTGAGCTTTTCACTAAGTATTCCTCTTATAGCAGTTAATCACATACATGCACACTTATATGCCAACTTTATGGAACACAGTAGTATTATCTGTCCTGTTGTTGGTTTGGTTATATCAGGTGGGCATACAGCGATATTTTCTGTGAAAGATTATAATGATTACGTATTGCTCGGGCAAACCTATGATGATGCAGCAGGTGAGGCTCTGGATAAGGTTGCAAAAATGCTGAATTTAGGCTATCCGGGTGGACCAGTAATATCTAAAATGGCTGAAAAAGGCAACTCTAAAGCTATGAATTTTCCAAGGGCGTTTCTTGGAAAGGATATTTATAACTTTAGTTTTAGTGGAATGAAAACAGCTGTAGCCAGGTATCTTGAGTGTAATTCCACTAAGCATTTGGCAGATGTTAGTGATATTTGCGCTGGATTTCAACAGTCTGTAATAGATGTTTTGATAAAGAAGATTGTTAGTGCAGCAGAACAAAAAAATGTTGAGACAATTTTAATTGGTGGTGGAGTAGCTGCTAATACAGAGTTTCGGAAACAGCTCTCTGAAATTTGTAAAGAAAAGGGCATGAATTTATTTTCCCCTTCATTAAAACTTTGCACAGACAATGCGGCAATGATAGCAGGACTTGCATATCATAGGTATAAAGAAGGGAAATTTGAGGATCTTTCGTTAGATATACATCCGCAGTTGCAAGTGTAA
- a CDS encoding 50S ribosomal protein L25/general stress protein Ctc, with protein MQKIQLQANIRKEINKRSTKDLRKQGYIPVVLYGHGIKTLNLAVEQKKFEQMVKKMHGENVLISLSIDSDGSSRQETVMVREIQYHPVSDELLHIDFYKILLHEKITTRISIILTGEAPGVKEGGVLDHSMRDMEIRCLPDKIPGHLEVDVAQLGIGSSIHIRDMKIPEDVEVLADPDQAVVSIVPPTIIKEEEVSVEEEPEVIDEKKEDVKADASEGEKREKEEKKPDEQK; from the coding sequence ATGCAAAAAATTCAGTTACAAGCCAATATTAGAAAAGAAATAAATAAAAGATCTACAAAAGATCTGAGGAAACAGGGATATATACCTGTTGTTTTATATGGTCATGGTATAAAGACTTTGAATCTTGCAGTTGAACAGAAAAAGTTTGAGCAAATGGTAAAAAAAATGCATGGAGAGAATGTGCTTATATCTTTATCAATAGATAGTGATGGTTCTTCAAGGCAAGAAACTGTAATGGTTAGGGAGATTCAGTATCATCCTGTAAGTGATGAATTGCTTCATATAGACTTTTATAAAATATTGCTTCATGAGAAAATTACTACAAGGATTAGTATAATTCTTACCGGCGAGGCTCCAGGAGTTAAAGAGGGGGGAGTGCTGGATCACTCCATGAGAGATATGGAAATTCGCTGTTTGCCTGATAAAATACCAGGTCATTTAGAAGTAGATGTTGCACAGCTGGGAATAGGTTCATCCATTCATATAAGAGATATGAAGATTCCAGAGGATGTGGAAGTCTTAGCAGACCCTGACCAGGCAGTTGTTTCCATTGTTCCTCCAACTATTATAAAGGAGGAGGAAGTTTCTGTGGAAGAAGAGCCGGAAGTTATTGATGAAAAGAAGGAAGACGTTAAAGCTGATGCGTCAGAAGGAGAGAAGAGAGAGAAAGAAGAGAAAAAACCAGATGAGCAAAAGTAG